A region of Gavia stellata isolate bGavSte3 unplaced genomic scaffold, bGavSte3.hap2 HAP2_SCAFFOLD_164, whole genome shotgun sequence DNA encodes the following proteins:
- the LOC132321169 gene encoding maestro heat-like repeat-containing protein family member 2B: protein MTLCPCFGSESRPAHPEDGGRAKKAVPKAVTTFVASGASLLKRLQDHEGDRVETYRELESFLQGDDGSLQSGVVNRLIAEVSSDMRAAQGVTDDVKMAASDVLVALARSRFHFVMSELQSHLKAMGKVPDEIVLLTLGKMARSYALRCIPFVGMTLLALRAMLSRVGSGRILRAVCSVLEQWSKGVNTYFGSQEQCPFPRNVEAQLCEDIYPVFRYALVNWLGCEEEEDKQAVLRAVAAMMEVLLREEQHREHAWEQLLWLLHQSQEVRDTSRVNKLPDVTKEPGLAPKAELPRCIALQARICPEETGMFLHSPESGGSKAGRVAALGLLGALAHSDAPAVREKLPQVMEAMGSVCNDPSAQVRRAVLEFIRELLSSGSQSCWAWDVVGHIFSEFSRTSGRLVAGGLFAWVTPEEGALRALCVDILGSLDVSLRGMTKLLWPRLLQYVVPAQYSGMLIPLSRCLRALVERRESAGCEEDEEEPDAVDSQERARLPAPQALLARLLVVAAAPHKSGERAVAALQLLQALHGRIHRALGVVWTTEIPLLLQYLEGKTKRSLDSAEWEHRVLKFLRASLEPIEDRAWTMGLSQELSQQLGSSAPGSWEKLFLYKALGTVLAACQDLRHVQGQVLRFLQETNPVQLSEAQGMISVVSHTAESHFHLVLDTVNMFSTAFTRGWFYQTSMGWKVQQWQKMESAQAIRAALMRTYSGIALRAPKEQLLTRVDKEIVGNILRLSRAKQRDLQLKLALVQSITEVSCAIQAVGNCGSFELSLKQEATWTLLDWIKGEPWDSLVYGVFQALEELSKLRPPLRREENHKLLAVCCQTVLSCPSKEQMKKGRKTVRAAVNMQLLHRRCVEDLGHLLETFLEAEVTSACFDDVVHVLKGWLTSAKEWERERALQVCTHVLGACKERFELMRGRPCKRFGSLVGLLATLTSDCLATSRQRAWVCLGYLLQMQARTMEVVPQADEIRCLGEELNSPDTVQTCAKIAKAVCKCIPPAQATDFLTAVLPSLLHVTPTCVKPLWKWVFIFLVECRKEIVQEVPKILKTLCTYMRQSTHRPFLLWAVFLLAHFHQEPVISSLLRKGLPMDSDTVELWRSLGRSTIGIQVLRCLVEKLNRARNNCLGTNSSACEWHNHETALETLMITRAISEVVLALRSTEELRQLLPHLLPSLLRWASETLGEERLLSPLGEGGRQLFLKGQVLEEKPCRVFLMALELVLGKCMAEKWMRLLMNRAAWALLEDPLTHSDGVRLLTSVLVHAGLLSPCLKQTLFPWLDSCSVKLRVTATAFFAELSWDCSTTRTHE, encoded by the exons ATGA ctctctgcccgtGCTTTGGTTCTGAGTCCAGACCTGCACATCCTGAGGATGGAGGCAGGGCAAAGAAGGCTGTCCCTAAAGCCGTTACTACCTTTGTGGCTAGTGGGGCTTCTCTGCTAAAGCGGCTGCAAGACCATGAG ggtgaccgAGTGGAGACATACCGGGAGCTGGAGAGCTTCTTGCAAGGAGACGATGGCAGTTTGCAGAGCGGTGTCGTGAACCGCCTGATAGCAGAGGTGTCCAGTGACATgcgagcagcccag GGTGTGACAGATGATGTGAAGATGGCTGCTAGCGACGTCCTGGTGGCTCTGGCCCGCTCCCGCTTCCACTTTGTGATGTCTGAGCTCCAGAGCCACCTGAAGGCCATGGGGAAGGTCCCTGATGAGATCGTGCTCCTCACCTTGGGCAAAATGGCCCGCAGCTACG ccctgcggtGCATCCCCTTCGTGGGAATGACGCTGCTTGCCCTGCGTGCCATGCTGAGCCGGGTGGGGAGTGGCCGGATCCTGCGCGCCGTCTGCAGTG TTCTGGAGCAATGGTCAAAAGGGGTCAATACATACTTCGGCAGCCAGGAGCAATGCCCCTTCCCTCGCAATGTGGAAGCGCAGCTCTGTGAAGACATTTACCCAGTCTTCCGTTACGCGCTGGTAAATTGGCTGGGCTGcgaggaagaagag gacaagcaggctgtgctcaggGCGGTGGCTGCCATGATGGAGGTCCTGCTGCGTGAGGAGCAGCACCGCGAGCatgcctgggagcagctcctctggctgctgcaccaATCTCAGGAGGTCCGAGACACCTCCCGGGTCAACAAG ctccctgacGTGACCAAAGAGCCTGGCCTGGCCCCTAAGGCAGAACTTCCCCGCTGCATCGCGCTGCAGG cacgaATATGCCCTGAGGAGACGGGCATGTTTCTGCACTCCCCGGAGAGCGGTGGGAGCAAGGCCGGTCgcgtggcagccctgggcctgctGGGAGCGCTGGCCCACTCTGACG cacctgcagtgagagagaagctgccccAGGTGATGGAGGCCATGGGGTCAGTGTGCAACGACCCCAgtgcccag GTGCGGAGGGCAGTTCTGGAGTTCAtccgggagctgctcagctccggctcccagagctgctgggcatgggatgtggtggggcacATCTTCAGCGAGTTCAGCCGGACCTCAGGCAGACTG gtggcaggaggcctttTTGCCTGGGTAACACCGGAGGAAGGAGCTCTTCGAGCCCTGTGTGTGGACATCCTGGGCTCGCTGGACGTCTCTCTGAGAGGGATGACCAAA ctcctgtggccgAGGTTGCTGCAGTACGTAGTGCCAGCCCAGTACAGCGGCATGCTGATCCCGCTCTCCCGCTGTCTCCGAGCCCTAGTTGAGAGACGGGAGAGCGCAGGGTGTGAAGAAGACGAGGAGGAGCCTGACGCCGTGGACTCCCAGGAGCGAG cccggctgccggctccccaggCCCTGCTGGCTCGACTGCTG gtggtggcagcagctcctcacaaGAGCGGCGAACGTGCAGtcgctgccttgcagctgctgcaggccctgCATGGCAGGATACACCGAGCCTTGGGGGTGGTGTGGACTACCGagatccccctcctgctgcagtactTGGAAG ggaaaaccaagaggtccctggactctgcagagtgggagcatCGTGTGCTCAAG tTCCTGCGAGCGTCACTGGAGCCCATCGAGGACAGGGCCTGGACCATGGgcctgagccaggagctgagccagcagctgggcagctctgcccctggctcctgggagaag cttttcctgtacaaggcccttgggacagtgctggcagcttgtCAGGATCTCAGACACGTCCAAGGGCAGGTGCTGAGGTTCCTGCAGGAGACAAACCCTGTGCAGCTGTCTGAAGCCCAG ggaatgatttctgttgtgtccCACACGGCTGAGAGCCACTTCCATCTGGTCTTGGACACGGTGAACATGTTCTCCACCGCTTTCACCAGAGGCTGGTTTTATCAGACTTCCATGGGCTGGAAG GTCCAGCAGTGGCAGAAGATGGAGAGCGCCCAGGCCATTCGTGCTGCTCTGATGCGCACCTACAGCGGCATTGCACTGCGTgcccccaaggagcagctgctcacccGCGTGGATAAAGAAATcgtgggcaacatcctgcggctctccagagctaaacagagg gacttgcagctcaagctcgccctggtgcagagcatcaccgaggtcagctgtgccatccaggctgtgggcaactgcggcagctttgagctgtccttaaagcaggaggcaacgtggaccttgctg gactggatcaagggggagccctgggactccctggtgtatggagtgttccaggccctggaggagttgag caagctgaggccacctCTGAGGCGGGAGGAAAATCAcaagctgctggcagtgtgctgccagactgtcttgtcctgtccttccaaggagcagatgaaaaagggcaggaagacagtgagggcagctgtgaacatgcaG ctcctGCACAGGAGATGTGtggaagatctgggccatctcctagaaacctttctggaggcagaggtgacctctgcctgctttgatgacgtGGTCCAT gtcctgaagggctggctcacctcagccaaagaatgggagcgggagagagccctgcaggtttgcaCCCAcgtgctgggagcttgcaaggagcGATTCGAGCTCATG agaggaCGTCCTTGCAAGCGGTTCGGCTCCCTGGTGGGATTGCTGGCGACTCTGACCAGCGACTGCCTGGCCACGTCCCGCCAGAGGGCATGGGTCTGCCTTGGCTACCTTCTCCAAATGCAAG CCaggaccatggaggtggtgcctcaggcagatgagatcaggtgccttggtgaggagctgaacagcccagacaccGTGCAGACCTGcgccaaaatagcaaag gctgtttgcaagtgCATCCCTCCAGCGCAGGCTACGGACTTTCTGACTGCGGTCCTGCCCAGCTTGCTGCACGTCACACCCACGTGTGTGAAGCCACTATGGAAGTGGGTGTTcatcttcctggtggaatgcaggaaagaaatagTCCAGGAG gtgccaaaaatcctgaagaccctttgcacctacatgcggcagagcacccacaggcccttcctGCTCTGGGCCGTGTTTCTCCTCGCCCACTTTCACCAGGAGCCCGTCATCAGCAGTCTCCTCCGGAAAGGTCTGCCCATGGACAG TGACACggtggagctgtggaggagcctggggagaagcaccATTGGGATTCAGGTCCTGAGGTGCTTAGTGGAGAAACTAAACAGAGCACGAAACAACTGCCTGGGGACCAACTCCTCCGCTTGTGAGTGGCACAACCATGAGACTGCTCTGGAGACTTTGATG ATCACCCGTGCCATCTCCGAAGTGGTGCTTGCCCTGAGGAGCACGGaggagctcaggcagctgcttccccacctccttcccagcctcctgaggTGGGCCAGCGAAACCCTGGGCGAGGAGCGGCTGCTTTCCCCCCTGGGAGAAGGCGGAAGACAACTGTTCCTCAAGGGCCAGGTGCTTGAGGAGAAGCCGTGCAG gGTTTTCCTTATGGCTTTAGAGTTGGTGCTAGGCAAATGCATGGCAGAGAAGTGGATGCGGCTGCTCATGAATCGGGCAGCGTGGGCTCTCCTTGAAGACCCCCTGACCCATTCTGATGGGGTGCGTCTCCTGACCAG CGTCCTGGTCCATGCTGGGCTTCTATCACCCTGTCTGAAGCAGACCCTCTTCCCATGGCTGGATTCCTGCTCAGTTAAGCTGCGGGTGACAGCTACAGCCTTCTTTGCTGAG CTCTCTTGGGACTGCAGCACAACAAGGACCCACGAGTGA